From one Ammospiza caudacuta isolate bAmmCau1 chromosome 8, bAmmCau1.pri, whole genome shotgun sequence genomic stretch:
- the ORC4 gene encoding origin recognition complex subunit 4 isoform X1, whose protein sequence is MRPPPRPSSARAPASLREPRMQPVRRMKPSAMSKRKLRESSGESAECISQVQKILRERFCHHCAAGKLFGMEQQYRHLLELLKRTTVHGESNSALVIGPRGSGKSALLNHVLKDLREVEQVRENLLEVHLNGLLQTNDNVALKEITRQLQLENVVGDKVFGSFAENLAFLLEALRKGDRTSSCPILFVLDEFDLFVHHKNQSLLYNLFDISQTAQTPVTVIGLTCRQDILELLEKRVKSRFSHRQIYLMNSFDFKQYMKIFKKQLSLPAEFPDESFAQKWNNNVQHLSEDKTVQGVLQNLFQHTKDLRSLHSLLMLASSAVTVHHPLLTAADLQEASRQHSTDSKANIVHGLSVLEICLIIAMKHLNEVYDGEPFNFQMVYNEFQKFIQRKAHSMYNFEKPVVMKAFEHLLQLELVQPLERPSARAQREFLLLKLLLDSSQIMEALQVYPNCPTDVKQWATSSLSWL, encoded by the exons ATGCGCCCTCCTCCCCGCCCTTCATCTGCCCGGGCTCCGGCGTCTCTGAGGGAGCCGCGGATGCAGCCTGTGAGGAGG ATGAAACCTTCTGCAATGAGCAAGCGAAAGCTGAGGGAGAGCAGTGGAGAAAGTGCTGAGTGCATTTCCCAG GTGCAGAAAATCCTTCGGGAAAGGTTCTGTCAccactgtgctgctgggaaactctttgggatggagcagcagtacag ACatttgctggagctgctgaaaagAACCACGGTGCACGGGGAGAGCAATTCGGCCCTGGTGATCGGCCCCCGGGGCTCCGGGAAATCCGCG TTATTAAATCATGTTTTAAAAGACCTCAGGGAAGTGGAACAAGTGAGAGAGAACCTCTTGGAAGTCCATCTGAATG ggCTTCTGCAGACCAATGATAACGTGGCCCTGAAGGAGATcaccaggcagctgcagctggaaaatgtGGTTGGGGACAAAGTTTTT GGCAGTTTTGCTGAGAACCTTGCCTTCCTCCTTGAAGCTCTGAGGAAAG GAGACAGAACCAGCAGCTGCCCAATTCTGTTTGTCCTGGATGAGTTTGATTTGTTTGTGCACCACAAGAATCAGAGCCTGCTCTACAACCTGTTTGACATCTCCCAGACTGCACAAACCCCAGTGACAGTCATTGGGCTCACCTGCAGGCAG gATATCCTGGAGCTTTTGGAGAAGAGAGTGAAGTCAAGGTTCTCCCACAGACAGATATATTTGATGAATTCCTTTGATTTTAAACAATACATGAAGATATTTAAGAAACAGCTTTCTCTTCCTGCTGAATTTCCTGATGAGTCTTTTGCACAAAAATGGAACAATAATGTTCAg CATCTCTCAGAGGATAAAACCGTGCAGGGGGTGCTGCAGAACCTCTTCCAGCACACCAAGGACCTGCGCTCGCTGCACTCGCTGCTG atgcTGGCCAGCAGCGCCGTGACCGTGCACCACCCCCTGCTGACGGCTGCAGACCTGCAGGAggccagcaggcagcacagcaccGACTCCAAGGCCAACATTGTCCATG GTCTGTCTGTGCTGGAAATCTGCCTCATCATAGCCATGAAACACCTGAATGAGGTCTATGATGGAGAACCCTTCAACTTCCAGATGGTTTACAACG AATTCCAGAAGTTCATCCAGAGGAAGGCACACTCTATGTACAACTTTGAGAAGCCAGTTGTCATGAAG GCCTTTGagcacctgctgcagctggagctggtgcaGCCGCTGGAGCGGCCGTCGGCGCGGGCGCAGCGCGAGTTCctgctgctgaagctgctgctggacagcagccagatCATGGAGGCGCTGCAGGTGTACCCCAACTGCCCCACGGACGTCAAGCAGTGGGCAACCTCCTCCCTCAGCTGGCTCTGA
- the ORC4 gene encoding origin recognition complex subunit 4 isoform X2 translates to MRPPPRPSSARAPASLREPRMQPMKPSAMSKRKLRESSGESAECISQVQKILRERFCHHCAAGKLFGMEQQYRHLLELLKRTTVHGESNSALVIGPRGSGKSALLNHVLKDLREVEQVRENLLEVHLNGLLQTNDNVALKEITRQLQLENVVGDKVFGSFAENLAFLLEALRKGDRTSSCPILFVLDEFDLFVHHKNQSLLYNLFDISQTAQTPVTVIGLTCRQDILELLEKRVKSRFSHRQIYLMNSFDFKQYMKIFKKQLSLPAEFPDESFAQKWNNNVQHLSEDKTVQGVLQNLFQHTKDLRSLHSLLMLASSAVTVHHPLLTAADLQEASRQHSTDSKANIVHGLSVLEICLIIAMKHLNEVYDGEPFNFQMVYNEFQKFIQRKAHSMYNFEKPVVMKAFEHLLQLELVQPLERPSARAQREFLLLKLLLDSSQIMEALQVYPNCPTDVKQWATSSLSWL, encoded by the exons ATGCGCCCTCCTCCCCGCCCTTCATCTGCCCGGGCTCCGGCGTCTCTGAGGGAGCCGCGGATGCAGCCT ATGAAACCTTCTGCAATGAGCAAGCGAAAGCTGAGGGAGAGCAGTGGAGAAAGTGCTGAGTGCATTTCCCAG GTGCAGAAAATCCTTCGGGAAAGGTTCTGTCAccactgtgctgctgggaaactctttgggatggagcagcagtacag ACatttgctggagctgctgaaaagAACCACGGTGCACGGGGAGAGCAATTCGGCCCTGGTGATCGGCCCCCGGGGCTCCGGGAAATCCGCG TTATTAAATCATGTTTTAAAAGACCTCAGGGAAGTGGAACAAGTGAGAGAGAACCTCTTGGAAGTCCATCTGAATG ggCTTCTGCAGACCAATGATAACGTGGCCCTGAAGGAGATcaccaggcagctgcagctggaaaatgtGGTTGGGGACAAAGTTTTT GGCAGTTTTGCTGAGAACCTTGCCTTCCTCCTTGAAGCTCTGAGGAAAG GAGACAGAACCAGCAGCTGCCCAATTCTGTTTGTCCTGGATGAGTTTGATTTGTTTGTGCACCACAAGAATCAGAGCCTGCTCTACAACCTGTTTGACATCTCCCAGACTGCACAAACCCCAGTGACAGTCATTGGGCTCACCTGCAGGCAG gATATCCTGGAGCTTTTGGAGAAGAGAGTGAAGTCAAGGTTCTCCCACAGACAGATATATTTGATGAATTCCTTTGATTTTAAACAATACATGAAGATATTTAAGAAACAGCTTTCTCTTCCTGCTGAATTTCCTGATGAGTCTTTTGCACAAAAATGGAACAATAATGTTCAg CATCTCTCAGAGGATAAAACCGTGCAGGGGGTGCTGCAGAACCTCTTCCAGCACACCAAGGACCTGCGCTCGCTGCACTCGCTGCTG atgcTGGCCAGCAGCGCCGTGACCGTGCACCACCCCCTGCTGACGGCTGCAGACCTGCAGGAggccagcaggcagcacagcaccGACTCCAAGGCCAACATTGTCCATG GTCTGTCTGTGCTGGAAATCTGCCTCATCATAGCCATGAAACACCTGAATGAGGTCTATGATGGAGAACCCTTCAACTTCCAGATGGTTTACAACG AATTCCAGAAGTTCATCCAGAGGAAGGCACACTCTATGTACAACTTTGAGAAGCCAGTTGTCATGAAG GCCTTTGagcacctgctgcagctggagctggtgcaGCCGCTGGAGCGGCCGTCGGCGCGGGCGCAGCGCGAGTTCctgctgctgaagctgctgctggacagcagccagatCATGGAGGCGCTGCAGGTGTACCCCAACTGCCCCACGGACGTCAAGCAGTGGGCAACCTCCTCCCTCAGCTGGCTCTGA